A part of Phoenix dactylifera cultivar Barhee BC4 chromosome 2, palm_55x_up_171113_PBpolish2nd_filt_p, whole genome shotgun sequence genomic DNA contains:
- the LOC103717439 gene encoding uncharacterized protein LOC103717439 produces the protein MAKRSYKRAARSERDKAGCMRGLISMFDFHRGHSSQKLLSDGKHGSGRHFGTRYSKSVPDSCSNSKEKQEIEDDFDEEREETGNLGMPSVKTLMKEEMSRKHSPKKIPSDVAERILSDLDHKVHLERNHKKTSNNQKINSYLHVNDLNAPASLDCHMNLMERSSLNFDLAAVLIEFYGYNNGGQDMHVDCKSINGSSPSLEAIDLWKHYHQDEPDSQIEQKKSILQKALGRVAEAILNQKLVETKQLTGNRAAQAEEFINALEMLNLDKELVLKLLQDPNSLLLKHIQDLQNTQIEKQSKLEPGQNLKGIELLEEEIGSLGQCEESVNNKAFHKQSKHFFRRKDKSKGTGPPEGNVSSQDSNRIVVLKPSPARIQNPSIVISSSSSAQPHHSLNCKEHGQGMTSHFSLKEIKRRLRHVIGENKKDCHLTSIDGVLPKSPNRSKASGDTGKQITNLASKTSRSTADSSQSSAIFKKTDKKIGDKECQLNVESDLAPPRVGSLFYEEAKKHLIEILHIGDHINNLPSRHGSNSLGRILNLPEYASSPGFSPTSNKELDLSPKQTRLSPSRQFKQEDAAIHLNPSGQKSEIAACNASNHFDETQVLESKPELLGTQMQKENCTWEYLNPKETLEIADAKCLEGCNHMVQLSESYSSEPIATGRRFNEEGPDLGSLSEKPQPMTPSVFILPRSSENISEKLDRPSPVSVLEHFFSEDIISPESTTVEQAEVPIQPRELQFEEHDSSSVVLTSSDSEVNRRFCLDDKVARFEYIKTIVEISGLSMDDILKEWSVKDQFLGPSLFDEVGTSYGHLQNNPKLLFDCINEVLMELQERFFRCTPLVSFIKPTVQPVPVGGHFVQEVSKGIDWHLQMQFPCTLSQIVQKDLEGRSWMDLRFETEGICAEIEDTLLDDLTEETVYEFWFEP, from the exons GATTTtgatgaagaaagagaagaaacagGCAATTTGGGTATGCCTAGTGTCAAAACACTCATGAAGGAGGAAATGTCAAGAAAACATTCCCCAAAGAAGATTCCAAGTGATGTCGCCGAACGGATACTATCTGACTTAGATCACAAGGTCCATCTTGAGAGAAACCATAAAAAAACGAGcaataatcagaaaataaactcATATCTTCATGTCAATGATCTGAATGCTCCTGCAAGCTTGGATTGTCATATGAATTTAATGGAAAGATCTTCCCTCAATTTCGACTTGGCCGCAGTTTTAATTGAATTCTATGGTTACAATAATGGAGGCCAAGATATGCATGTAGATTGTAAAAGTATTAATGGTTCAAGTCCTTCCTTAGAAGCTATTGATCTTTGGAAGCATTATCATCAGGATGAACCTGATTCCCAAATTGAACAGAAGAAATCTATTCTTCAAAAGGCACTGGGCAGAGTAGCAGAGGCTATTTTAAATCAGAAGCTTGTTGAAACAAAACAGCTCACTGGCAACAGGGCAGCCCAAGCTGAAGAGTTCATCAATGCATTAGAGATGCTGAATTTGGACAAGGAGTTAGTTTTAAAGCTTCTTCAGGATCCAAATTCACTTTTGTTAAAACATATTCAAGATCTTCAGAATACTCAAATCGAAAAACAGTCTAAGCTGGAGCCTGGTCAAAATTTAAAAGGAATTGAATTGCTGGAAGAAGAGATTGGCAGTTTAGGGCAATGTGAAGAATCCGTCAATAATAAAGCATTTCACAAGCAAAGCAAACATTTCTTTAGAAGGAAGGACAAGTCAAAAGGAACGGGGCCACCGGAAGGAAATGTGAGTTCCCAGGATTCAAACAGGATAGTTGTTCTGAAGCCCAGCCCAGCAAGAATTCAAAATCCCTCGATCGTGATCAGTTCAAGCTCTTCCGCACAACCACATCATAGCTTGAACTGTAAAGAACATGGTCAAGGAATGACTTCTCATTTTTCGcttaaagaaatcaaaagaaggttgAGACATGTTATTGGTGAAAACAAAAAGGACTGCCATTTGACCTCCATTGATGGTGTTCTACCCAAAAGTCCAAATCGATCCAAAGCTTCGGGTGACACAGGTAAACAGATCACAAATTTGGCGAGTAAAACTTCCCGCAGTACTGCTGACAGTTCCCAATCCTCTGCTATTTTCAAGAAAACAGACAAGAAAATCGGAGACAAAGAATGTCAACTTAATGTCGAGAGTGATCTCGCTCCCCCCAGGGTTGGATCTTTGTTCTATGAAGAGGCCAAGAAGCATCTCATCGAGATACTACATATTGGAGATCACATCAATAATTTGCCAAGCAGACATGGCTCAAACTCCTTGGGAAGGATACTTAATCTGCCAGAATATGCGTCATCTCCTGGATTTAGCCCTACAAGTAATAAGGAGCTTGACTTGTCACCAAAACAGACAAGATTGTCCCCATCACGACAGTTCAAACAAGAAGATGCTGCCATCCATCTAAACCCATCAGGACAGAAATCTGAAATTGCAGCATGCAACGCTAGCAATCATTTTGATGAAACACAAGTTCTTGAGTCAAAGCCAGAACTCCTTGGTACACAAATGCAGAAGGAAAATTGCACTTGGGAATACTTAAACCCAAAAG AAACTCTGGAAATAGCAGATGCCAAATGCTTGGAAGGGTGTAATCATATGGTTCAACTTTCAGAATCATATAGCAGCGAACCCATTGCTACTGGTAGAAGATTCAATGAAGAAGGTCCAGATCTG GGTTCGTTGTCAGAGAAGCCACAACCAATGACCCCATCTGTATTTATCTTGCCCAGATCTTCTGAGAACATCAGTGAAAAGCTAGACCGGCCAAGTCCTGTATCTGTTCTTGAACATTTCTTCTCAGAAGATATTATCAGTCCTGAAAGCACCACTGTCGAGCAAG CTGAGGTGCCAATACAGCCTCGAGAGTTGCAATTTGAAGAACATGATAGTTCTTCAGTAGTTCTAACATCATCTGATTCCGAAGTCAATCGAAGATTTTGTCTGGATGACAAAGTGGCAAGGTTTGAATACATAAAAACCATTGTGGAAATCTCGGGCTTAAGCATGGATGACATTTTGAAAGAATGGAGTGTGAAAGATCAGTTCCTCGGCCCATCTTTATTTGATGAAGTAGGAACCTCATATGGCCACTTGCAGAACAATCCAAAGCTTCTCTTTGATTGCATAAATGAAGTTCTTATGGAGCTGCAGGAGAGATTTTTCAGATGCACCCCATTGGTATCTTTTATCAAGCCTACTGTTCAGCCAGTCCCAGTAGGTGGGCACTTTGTCCAAGAAGTGAGCAAAGGCATTGACTGGCATTTGCAAATGCAGTTCCCATGCACATTATCTCAGATAGTGCAAAAAGACTTGGAGGGTCGAAGCTGGATGGACCTCCGGTTCGAAACAGAAGGCATTTGTGCTGAGATAGAAGACACCCTCTTAGATGATTTAACGGAAGAAACTGTTTATGAGTTCTGGTTTGAACCTTGA